The following DNA comes from Peromyscus leucopus breed LL Stock chromosome 2, UCI_PerLeu_2.1, whole genome shotgun sequence.
cacaaggcagagagttAACTGGGGATAGCGGGggacttttgaaacctctaagATGCATcccaccagtgacacacctcctccagaaaggccacaccttatattccttcccaaacagtcccattGACTGtgtaccaagcattcaaatatatgagcctatctatgggggccattctcatttaaaccaccacagggatTGAGCAAAGTCAaaacttattgtgtgtgtgggtgagaaTTCTTAAAGCCTTTTCTTATCTCTGAAGTATTATCATATCACTTGATAAGATTGGGACTTTCCCCTGATCTCTGGAACATGGTAATTCAGTCTACTTTCATTTCTGTAAGTGAGTGATCATGGGCACAGAAAGTCTGAGGACTGAAGAGTCTGCATTTGAAATAGTTGTTGATAGTCAAACCATAGCTACAGTCCATCTCTTACTCAAATATACTGTGCTTTCTATTTTATAATACGTTGGGATATTGTTACAGTTTAAGAGTATATTAGAATGAAAGGACTCCATCTGGCCAAGTAGAGTaccatttttctttggttttgttttttgtttttttcttacctTACCCCACAGAATTTTAATTTAACCTTGAAATGGGATTTAAAAAACTAGTATTGTAAATCTTACCAATATTGTAAGGCTACTCCTTTCAACTTAAAACTCCTATGgacatttgtgtctgtgtgtgtgtgtgtgtgcatgtgtatgtatgcacatgtgtttggggagtggtgtgtgtgtatgtgtgtatgcaggtgcccatgcatgcatatgtggaagccagaggtttaTGGTATGTGTCCCTAATGCTCTCTGTCTTATTATTTATTAgttaattatttttgagacaagttttctcactgaacctggcaccAGTAGTTTAGACTTCTTGGTCAGTGAATCCCCAGGACCCCTCTTGTCTCTACTTCTTGGAGCCAGtattacaggtgcatgctactgtgcctggctttttatgtggatgctggggatccaaactcaagcccCATGCTTCCACAGTAAGtactctatccactgagccatcttcctagccacAGACATTTTCCTTAATACACACTTTAAGTTTTTGTCTCTAGCAAAAGAATTCAGATAAGTTTATAGCTATATTTATTATCAGGATTACTTTAGAAAAAGGTCTTGTAGTGTGGCCCATGCCATGCCTCACAATCCTTTTGTCTCAGCTTTTGTCTCTactgctgagatcacaggtgtgccccaGTACACCAAGCACAAGTGGATAGTCAATCTTTGATACCTATGACTTTGAAGTTCTTTCTCAAGTTTTAATGTTCTTCAAGATACTCTGTTTATTCTTAGTAATGATTGATCTGatcttaaaatatcttaattaaaaaggcttttcattttaattattgtgAAAATAGTCAAATGTGTTAAAATTAAATTGGAAAcactatataaaatattctttagatGTTGCTGACAAAAATGCTTCTAACTGAAATTCTTCTGGACgtcacagatgaagaaatttattatgtagccaaagatgcaCACCGGAAAGCAACGAAAGGTACATTGTGGGTGttcttagttttggttttgtaGGGGAATTTTGATTTCATTGGTTATTTTGGACTTTTTTGTTGTCCTCTGGATTTCCTTCAGATACTTAAATATTCTCTCCTTGCATGCGTTAACTCTTTGGGAAAGATTCAGTTTGTAGATACCATGTTGGAACTCTAGAAGTACTTTGTTTTGTCTGGCCTACCTAAGCACAGCTAGCATTCATTCTGTAGTGCTGTAAAACACAGTACGGACAATTCCTCATGTTCAGTTGATTTCACCTgaggctctttttgttttttaaaaatagataccataattgatatagatagatagatatgtatatatgacttctatacattttaaatgaattttgaattACATCAAACCTTCAGAGTTTTCAGTTTTATCAGTTACAATTCTTATGACACAAGTGGCAACCATTTTCCCATATGATTTTAGTAACACTtgaaaaacatacagaaaataaattatgtgCCATCTGTCGTAGAAAGAAATACAGATATACTTACCAACCTTTTTTCTCATCGTAAGCAAATTTCAGCTCACATCAGAATTGTAATTTCAAAGCCAGACATGCTACTGGTTTAAAATGAAtgttatgtttttaatgtttcttctcTCCCCAAAAAGCAGCGATAGTAGTAGATTTAACAATACCGTAGACTCTCATGACTATGAAATCGTGGCTATTTGTGTTAACATGTTGTTCCTGTTGTTGATGTGATACAAAGCTCCTGCAAAACAGCTGGCACAGTCCAGTGCACTGGCCTCCCTCACTGGCCTCGGTAAGTGTCTCTGTGTGCGTGTGAGAGGGCTAGAGGGAGACTCACTGACCTTGTCTTTCTACTTGTTCTGTGGGAAATGCACTGTTCCTACTTAGTTCTGAAACTTAGATGTCAGGCGTACTACAGTCTGAAAGCTTTATCTACTTTGTCTGACAAAAGCATTCATAGTAGAATGATTATAAATGCAGTAGTTAATGTAGTTCATTTGGGTGAGTGGAATACAGGATTTCCTCATTAATTGCTCCagtgtgtatgtaatatataatatataattttatgtgttatatattacatacacataGTTTGTATTTAATAGGTGGTGGTTTAACCATGGTAGTTTCTATACTCCCTTTCAAAATTACAGAATACATACTGAGGAATTGACTTAGAGAGTAATGGATTTAATGATTTACAGGAATTGTTTTGGAGCAAATCAAGTTTCAACTTAGAGGAAATGGGTCTATCTTACAGTAGTAGTGATGTGTTCATAATTTGCTATTTGCATGGTATTAAGACTCTAAAGCTTGAATTTGCCTTGTCCAAATCTTCATTTCATGGTAGTTTATGTAAGGAACAAGAGAATGCCCATGTAGTTTTGATACTGTTTCTGAGTGGGGAGCAGGTCATATCATTTCTATACGAGTGAGAATTACAGTATTCTAATTGATTGGAGAAAATTTACTTAGCATCCTACCTGAACCCAGGAAAGtttgaacaataaaataattatttttagaaatagttTCAGAATGACCCTCAACTTTATAACAGTAGTTGGATTGGCTAAACCTCAGTAAGGCTTCATTATTGCCATGTTAAATGCTTTTGTTGATTTGTgtggacaagaaaagaaagctaaTATTATGATTCCTTGGTGGTGAGAAACACTTGAAATAGTACAAAGAATATGATATTAGTATCACCATTGTCTGAAGATTCTGAGAATGTAAACTTTGAATTTATGCCTCTCCCCACCCGGAATAAGCATATTCTTCCAGGAAAaggcaatgaaaaacaaaataaaatttcttctcGGACCTTTGAAAGTTTTAGTGGCTAGTGTAGTGTTTTCATGTGATAGATTGAGTTTTATGCACACAGGTGGACTGGGTGGTTATGGATCAGGAGACAGTGAGGATGAAAGGAGTGACCGAGGCTCTGAGTCATCCGATACTGACGATGAAGAATTACGGCACAGAATCCGGCAAAAACAGGAAGCtttttggagaaaagaaaaagaacagcagCTATTACAAGACAAACAGATGGAAGGTAATCTTAGATTTGCGTAGCTTTTGTATAGTTTCATAGGTGCTTTTATGTGTGGGTTATGCACATTAGTGACTTACTTTGAGTCACCAATAGTAAGTGAGTATCTGGTTAAGGAAGCAAATAAAAGCACTTCCCCTTGGAGTTATTTAAACAAGAGCAAGTTCAGATTTGATTTCTTTGCTTCATGTTCACGGTGTCTTCTGTCTCTGTTGTGTGAGTCTAAATCTGCCTGTCCCTGTACCTGTGTCTCTCCTTGGGTGGCTGATTATCTGTGTATCTCTTTCCCTAGCAGAGGGCTTTactctgtatttattgaacaaCACATAAAATAGCCACTCGGAAAAGAATGGGATACTGTGCAGAAATCTTTAACTGAGTTTTACAAGGGATCAAGTCACTGGTTCTAACTGATCCCAATGGACCCAGATAACAAAAATCGCCAGtcgtgtgtgcccccccccccccccccccccccccccccccccccccggcagctgaggaccaaacctggGGCCTTTCACTTGTTTGGCAACtgttgtaccactgagctaaatccccaaccccacagaCATCACTCTTTATCATCTAATGTCCATAACTAGTTGTTTGCAACCTTTGTGGTCAATTTTAGGAAGTTGCTTTCAActctgtatttgctgctttcagcagGTGATTCAGCAAATAATACACGTGTATAGTCTGGGTCAGGGGAATGGAAGAGTAGTAATTTAAGATTACAGCTTTGCATTggcttaggttgtaaaagttgattgCATGGGAAATCCAAGACAAATGAGTTGATtgttacattttccttttaaaagcagGTTAAACAGTCTGAGTACGCATTAGGATAGCAGTCTTATGTCTTAAATGACCTCAAGGTGTGTTACTAACTTTGTCTGTGAGGTCCAACAAAAGTTCgagtctcttagaatgtaagagataGTTTCATAATATTGTATCACCACAGTTTTGTAGAAATATGTAGGATAGAACTGGAGGCTCGATTGTTAGTAATATGTGATAACAGCTGAGATTAAGATcatgttgtattttttattttgtttcagtttggtGTAGGAGCCATTCATCCCCGTGATCATTAACCAGGCTATCATGTTAAAATTGTTGCAATGAAAGTAGACTTTTGTAATGAGTGAGTGTATTCATAAAACTGCTGAGACAACAGCTAGATATTTAGGGAAAATAGAAGAttagaaatactttatttttttaaaaaaaattccttccatAAGTACAGTTTTTAAGTATGTGTGATAATATTAAGAATAATGAAAGGGTATTAggatttaatttttgaaaaatattatttggaTATCTCTTAGGAAATGACTAAGCATTGTTAACAGAATCACTGCTTGTCTCTCTCTCCTATTCTTTTGATGTTgggtttttggttattttgttttggtttttggtttttggtcttttgagacctggcctctttatgtagtcctccctatcctggagctcactgcataCTAGGCTGAcctctcacagagatcctcctgcctctgcctcccaagcactggattaaaggcgtgtgccaccacaccctactGCTTATCTCTTCTTTACTAGTACTGGACAAAGGGGAAATCTTTTCTTGTGTCATATGTACCCCTTACTGGACTGTCTAGAATAGCAGGTAGCTGACTGCACGTGGCTGCTGAGTACTTGAAATGTAGCTAGCCCTTAACTGAAGTGTTGACACTGGTAGACAGTGCTAAACTTCAAAGATTTTCTATAGGGAAAAAAAGTCTTGGTTCTTTTTGACTCAGTGAAATATGGAAATTAATTCTACTTTACTTTTACGGTTTTACGGTTTTAATGTAGCTGTTAGAAAGCTTTTAATTACTTAGGTGGTTTGTACTCTAATTCTATTAAAGATGaaactatttttataatttgatagtgttaaaatttcatttcttaatttagcttttctgtgtctttttttgtctttttctgtttcagAAGAAAAGCAACAAACAGAAAGGGTTACAAAAGAGATGAATGAATTTATTCACAGAGAGCAAAATAGTTTATCACTGCTAGAAGCAAGTGAAGCAGACGGTGATGTggttaatgaaaagaaaagaactccAAATGAAGCTCCACCAGTTTTAGAGCCCAAGAGAGAACAtacagggaaagagaaggagcgAAGGAGCAGGTCagggagcagcagcagcggcagctcCAGTAGCAatagcaggagcagcagcagcagcagcagctccgtCTCCAGTTCTTCGTGCAGCTCCAGCTCAGGCAGCAGCTGCACGTCCTCCCGCTCCTCTTCtcctaaaaggagaaagagacacagtaggagcaggtctcccacagTGAAAGCTAGacggagcaggagcaggagctaCTCTCGCAGGGTTAAAATAGACAGCAGCAGTAGGGCTAGGGTGAAGCTAAGAGATAGGAGGAGATCTAATAGAAGTAGCCTTGAAAGAGAAAGACGAAGAAACCGGAGTCCTTCCCGAGACAGACGTAGAAGCAGAAGTCGCTCGAGGGATAGACGAGCCAATCGTTCCAGTCGCAGTAGGAGTCGAGATAGGCGTAAAATTGAGGATCCACGTGGAAATCTTAGTGGGAGCAGTCATAAGCATAAAGGTGAGGCTAAAGAACAAGacaggaaaaaggagaggagtCGAAGTGTAGAtaaagacaggaggaagaaagataaagaaagggACCGTGAAcaggacaaaagaaaagagaaacagaaaagggaagaaaaagattttaaattcaGTAGTCAGGATGATCGGTTAAAAAGGAAGCGAGAGAGTGAGAGAATGTTCTGCAGGAGTGGTTCTATATCTGTTAAAGTCATACGACATGACTCTAGACAGGACAGTAAGAAAAACGCTACCAAAGACAGTAAAAAGCATTCAGGTTCTGATTCTAGTGGAAGGAGCAGTTCTGAATCCCCTGgaagtagcaaagaaaagaaGGCTAAGAAGCCTAAACATAGTCGGTCGCGCTCCATGGAGAAATCTCAAAGGTCTGGTAAGAAGGCAAGCCGCAAACACAAGTCTAAGTCCCGATCAAGGTAGTATacttttgaaagtattttgtctgatttgtttttaaagtttttgaattTATTCAAATTGAAagtgtcctttctctctctctctcttttataaaCTCAGTTTggtatttgttaaatatttttaattaacattagAAATCCTGTAtaacagtatttatttatattgcagATTTTaagtataatacatttttatttttaaattttgtcttttcccttttttttttccagatcaaCAACCCCTCCCCGTCGTAAGCGCTGAGGAATGATGTGGCAAGAGTGCCAtgatgctgtttttaaaaattccatgagTTTTAAGGGCTTGTCTCATTATAGAGGCACATTGTGGCTGTGGAGGtgaaaccagatttttttttaattgtgtaaatAGATGTCTTTTTCCAAATGCTGCTCCAAGTTAATAGGATTTCtttgtattacattttttcaAGACATAGTACATAATAAGACTATAAATATGCCATTCTCTTTCAGCTGTAATGTTCTTCAAATTATTCTTGAATGTACTGTGATGTCAATAAAGCTCTTCAGTTCATTTTTGTTAAACTCTTGCACcttaattttatgattttaatcTAAGGAACGTACTTTTATAAAAAGGCAGCTGAAGTTTTGTATCACAGGTTTTAAAGGTTCCTCACATCTTCCCCAAAGAAAATGGTTTTAACCTAATAATAGTTTGTCAAAGTTTGTAAATTATGCCCATGGACTTTTGTCAAATTCCAATTTTCAGGGTGTGGGAAAGGGCCAGAAAATCTCCTTACTTTTCATTTGAAGGCATCTGATCAGCTTCCTAAacttctggggggtgggggggtgggttaGGTTTCAAGTAATATATTCTCTATGTGTATAAAATGTGATTCACTCCTGTAAAATGAAATTGCTGCAAACAATCAGGCCATTGCACCAGTAGAATTGTTTGTAATGAATATTTGACACTAATAGTCAAGTCTGGAACTATATAGTCACTCCTGTTTTACATGCATAACACCTTGGGGTTACCATAGAAATAGGACTTAGGattcaatatatttatatttctaaactATAATATGGCCTCAGCTTAATGGAGGAATACTATGTTATGCAGGATTGTGTCAATTACATAACATTGAAATGGTCTGATTTTGTCAGTTTCCAAAAACTGACCAGTGGTCTAGTGTGAGTCACGGCTTCATGAGTAGTAGGCATTTTGACAAGTGCTCGGCTGCCTCAGGGTCTGAGTTTTTAAGATGATACACTTACGCATCGGTAGTTGAATCTCTGGAAACAATGCTTTTCAATTCTAACTGAAAAAGAGAAGTGCAAGtgcagaacacagagaagtttTAAAGTATTATGCTTTCTTACCAACaatagttcattttaaaaataatgctggaTTTTTGCCAAGATCAGTGTTTCCttgaaatgaagacagaaatagATTTGTGTGCGCTTGTACCTCGACATAGCATCTTAATTTTGAGCAGTTATGCATTTATCTAAAGGAAATAAATCTGTGAATAAATGCATGTTTACCAAAATGGCTGTTTACAGTGCATTTAGTTCCAATATTTATAAAGTTGCCATTTCACAGAATAAATAGTTTGGAGTTCTATATAGTTTACTCATCAGTAACACCTGGAGACAAACTATGTGCAATATTTTTTATGTAGGTGAGCTAACACAGTGTACCTAATTGAAGAATTCTGATTAATTTGTAATAGATAAgttgtataaaattttcatacCTTAAAGTGTTTTAGATCAATCTTCAagtgaaatattattttcaaaataaaattctactGAAAAATTCTGCTGGCTATGATACATACATTTTTAGACATACAAATGAGAGCCAAAAGGAATTTGccagttttatttaataaattgcATGCTTTTTATCATTaaatctgtaatttttaaaacaaactattCATGATTATTAGTAGATACACCTGTATTATGATTGTATTTCCATCTGTCATATTTTTATggaaagtttattatttattttacatgtgacaTAGTGTTTATCTGAGtgggaaaataattttaggatAGGGCTTGCATAATTTAGGGTGTGAATGCTAAATCATACATGAAAGCTAATTAGATATAAACTTTGGTTatgaaatccttttaaaaaatgatgctttccaaaaataaataactccagTATTTGGGACATTCAGTCTGAATTGGTTAATGAGAACTGTTTTTAAGAGATTCTCTTTTGAAAATCTAGatagatgcctcagtggttaagagcacttgctgcagctcttcaagaggacccaggtttgctCCCCAGCTCACAAGTtcccaggtggctcacaatctgcTTTAACTCCTGGCCCAGGGAGTAAGACACTCTCTAGcccacacattacacacacacacacacacacacacacacacacacacacacacacacacacacaaacacaagcataGATTAGAGTGAGCAGTGGATTGATTGTCTTCAGGGCTATTTTAAGTTGCCTCAGCaagtaagggtgcttgctgcaaATCCTGGTGACCTGAGTAATCCTCAGacccaaatggtggaaggagagaaccaactctgaaaGCTGTTCTTTCATCCCCTTTTCATACCTTAAAGTGTTTAAGATCAATCTTCAAGTGAAATACTATTTTCACTTTAATAATATCATTCTGAATATTAATATTGttaaacaaataatattgttCTGTAACCCTCCCACACTTGCTTTGTGCATGCCTGCACATACACAGTaaatgtggggggaaaaaagccttttaaaagaTTCAGCATTCTCTAGAGTAGGAATTAAAGTGTTTTTGTGGAATATGGGTGGGCCCCACGGGGTGGGCCCCACCCCATTAAGATAGTGTGATTTGGAAAAGGAAATTAGAAGATTTCTTTCAGGCCCCACATAAATATTGTGCATTTTTTCATTAATGTGTATGTCTTCTGCCTTTGTAGACTGTCTTGTTGActactttttctttggtttttcaagacagtgtttctcaggtttctcaggctgtcttggaacttgctctgtagacaaggctggccttgagctcagagacccatctgcatatgcctcctgagtgctgggattaaaggcatgtgccactctaACTGCCCGGCTTAAAAAACCTATTTAATGTATTGAAATTTCTAAACTGAACTAATTATAATGAATGTGTATTCTCTGTGTTAGGGTGCCCAAAGAGGCCTGAAAATGATGTTAGATGCTCTAGGTagggagttagaggtggttgtgagtcacaatgtagatgctgaaaactgaacttggatcctccttagccatttcttcagtttccctttaaattcagttttaaataGAATTTGGCAGGATAGAGTTTCTCAGAGTTGCCAAGTAATAGACTTTTTGAGTAAATACAAAAACTCATTCAGCTGAGTGGATATAGTCAAAGAATAAAACTTTTATAGACACTAACTTTTACAGACATTATAAACATTCATTTTTGATGAAAAACTGTAGAAAACACTATGAATGTAAATAGGTGTTGAGTTTTCTAAAACATGTATAAGCTAGTTTACAGCTTGTTCATAAGTTAAACCAGAGTTACTCTAGGAAATTTCTGCAACAGTGGCTACATATTGCATTACAGTCATGCTTTTATTTCTGACACCGTTCAGGGTTAATTTGCAGAAAACTTTTTGTTGATGTGCTGGGGTCTAGAAAGCTCTTTGCTTCCTACTAGTATTTAAGGCACATCACCTTTTTGCCTTTGTTGATATGAAACTGGAAAGGCAGTGGAGCTGTGTAGTATACATTTAATGTAAGTACAATCAATTTACTAAAAGTCCTTAGAATTTTAACCATGTTTGCACCATTGACTTTCCTTGGATCTGTCAATCCAACAAAAACATAAGACATGTTAACTTTTCTATAGAACTTTCTGCCTTCATTTGGAGAAATGGTCATATATCTCCAAACGTAGGAACTCTGAATATGGTACAGCAGCTGAAAAGTCTGCAGCTGCTCTTCCTCGGCTAATATTTTAGCTCAGGAGATGTAAATGAGAGCTTAGTAAATCTCACTGATTCAAAGAATGACACTGCGTGTCAAAAATGTAGAATGATGCCCCAAATTTTAGAAATTTCCTATGCTTTTATGAGGAAAGGCTCTTTTAAAAAAACTgccttgtttgctttctgttgataTGATAAAACAcacccactgctcttccagaggtcctgagttcaattcccagcacccacatggtggctcacaaccttctgtaatgagatctggtgccctcttctgtatacataataaataagtaaatcttaaaaaaaaaaaaaaaaagcagtttgagAAAAGCATTTAGAGATTTTAAtccattattgagggaagtcagggcaggatctaTAAATTAaagctgcttactgtcttgcttatTCGGCTTTCtgatacaacccaggaccacttgccggagggctggaccctcccacataaATCAATCAATATTCCCACTTACAAACCCACCATCCACTCTAATGAAGGCAGTTCAAGTGAGGCTCCacattccctggtgactaaagtgtcaagttgacaaacatgTGCAGTCAGAATTAAAACGTTATATACTGATCTTTGTCTACACTGAGTGTTAAGTTTCCTGCTACATATGATGTATCCTGTACAGAATATTAGATCAGTTTCAGAAAATGTACTTTAATTTGGACTTTTATTGTCTGTGATACTTGAGTGCCTTGGAAGAGAGAGTTCTGCTCTCGGACGAAGTGCGTCCATACTTAAGTGATTTCGAGTATTAGAGTAGGGTCTTTCAAGAATTCACACGTCTCTGGGGAGATACCTGGTAAATATGAAATCCAAACAGTGAAACGTAGGGAGGTAAGTAGGAATAGAAGATCTTCATGGCCTTTTTAGACTATAAGGAAGATTTTATTGTTTCATTGACATAATTCGGTAGATGAGCTCGAATTATTCAACAGTGGCCACAATTCACATTAACTGTATTGTAAATTCAAAAACCGGCAGCAGATGGCGAGTGTGGGCATCGGAACCATTCTGTTGGGGGTTTGTTGTGAGGAGGGACCGGAAAAGGAGTGGAATTCTTGTCGCGATGTGGAGAGGTCGAAGGCTGAGCTCTGGTGGGGTTCGTTTTTTAGGAAAGCTTGGGTTTGGGTGTCCCAGCGGAGTAGCCCAGCCTCCTCGTGTAACTTCATGGTCGGGTGAGTGTCGGTGCGGAGGTTTTTCCCGGAGCCTTTCATTGCCGCTGGCGGCTCTGCGCAGGCGCGGCAGGCAGCGGAGGGCAGTCGCGGGCTCCGTGCTTGTTCAACTTAAAAAGCGTGCTTTGCGGCCACCGTCCTCACCCTGGTTGTCCTCCAGGACTAGGTGTTGCCCTCCCCAGTGGCTACGATCCTCTAGTTCGCAGAAGCCGAGACAAAGCTGAGAACTAAGGATCTGGGCGTCGGAGAGCGTTTCCCGTGGACCGCCGCCATGTAGCCTATGACCCTTGTCCTGTTTAAACCCTGAGTTTCAGGCCCTGGGGCACCAGCATGCGACTTGCTGGGGCCTGGAggtgtctcttcctctccttacCAGATCAAGAAAAACACACCTGCTGGTCACATAGCACTGTGTCACAATTTGGTTGCTCATTGTCTTACCACCCCTGCCAAAGAATTTAAGGCATTTGTGctcatttgttttggttttggttttgattttctctgtcttcacagcctaggctggcctggaactcagtccGTAGAGTAGGcaggcctgaactcacagagatctgcctcccgagtactgggattaaaagtgtgtgcctctACTGCCCGGCAGCCTCGTTTATGCTCTTGATGAATAAGAATTCATCCCTtggaaataagatttttttttctaaagtaacTAATTGCATTTGGTGCTGTAGATTTTGAACTTTCAAGTAGTAAGCAGAAAAGTTCATCCTTTACATGAAAATGACTATTATATGGTAGAGTGGTAAGATTGATAATTTTAATATGATAATAAAGGCAGCAAAGCCTTAAATCCATTTGTACTCACTTGAAAAAATTATTAGGATAATTTTAAGAGAGCAAGGCATAAATCAATATTAGTCATAAACTTGGGAATACATATCCAACGTTAGCAAATTTTAGGGATAGGTGATTTTGTGTCATTTTATCATCTtttatatgcttttattttctaaatttattttttattttttttaaagatttttattttatgtgtatgggtgctttgcttgcatgtgtgtctgcaccatTGCACCATGTGGGTATCTGgagctctcagaggccagaagaaggcgttgAAACCCCTGGGACTGGTGTTACGGATGGTTATGAGCTGTCCTATCGCTGACAGGAAAGAAAGCCAGGTGCTCTAGAAAAACaatctgagccgtctctccagtcacacacacacacacacacacacacacactgtaagccTTTataatcagaaatttaaaaaagaaccaatAAAACCTACAAATTTTGTAGGACGAACATGTGATCTGTGCTTGGGACTAGGGAAAGTCTTGAATGAGGTAGAGAACAGATGTGTTTGGAGGGCAGGAAGAAAGCACAGCAGTGGGAtcaattgtggtggtattgtgttccccaaaatattgtgcaccctaataa
Coding sequences within:
- the Pnisr gene encoding arginine/serine-rich protein PNISR isoform X3, with amino-acid sequence MEREKQKKLEKERMEQQRSQLSKKEKKATEDAEGGDGPRLPQRSKFDSDEEDEDAENTEAVSSGKVTRSPSPAPQEEHSEPEMTEEEKEYQMMLLTKMLLTEILLDVTDEEIYYVAKDAHRKATKAPAKQLAQSSALASLTGLGGLGGYGSGDSEDERSDRGSESSDTDDEELRHRIRQKQEAFWRKEKEQQLLQDKQMEEEKQQTERVTKEMNEFIHREQNSLSLLEASEADGDVVNEKKRTPNEAPPVLEPKREHTGKEKERRSRSGSSSSGSSSSNSRSSSSSSSSVSSSSCSSSSGSSCTSSRSSSPKRRKRHSRSRSPTVKARRSRSRSYSRRVKIDSSSRARVKLRDRRRSNRSSLERERRRNRSPSRDRRRSRSRSRDRRANRSSRSRSRDRRKIEDPRGNLSGSSHKHKGEAKEQDRKKERSRSVDKDRRKKDKERDREQDKRKEKQKREEKDFKFSSQDDRLKRKRESERMFCRSGSISVKVIRHDSRQDSKKNATKDSKKHSGSDSSGRSSSESPGSSKEKKAKKPKHSRSRSMEKSQRSGKKASRKHKSKSRSRSTTPPRRKR
- the Pnisr gene encoding arginine/serine-rich protein PNISR isoform X1; the protein is MWDQGGQPWQQWPLNQQQWMQSFQHQQDPSQIDWAALAQAWIAQREASGQQNIVEQPPGMMPNGQDMPPMESGPNNHGNFQGDSNFNRMWQPEWGMHQQPPHPPPDQPWMPPTPGPMDIVPPSEDSNSQDSGEFAPDNRHIFNQNNHNFGGPPDNFAVGPVNQFDYQHGAAFGPPQGGFHPPYWQPGPPGPPAPAQNRRERPPSFRDRQRSPIALPVKQEPPQIDAVKRRTLPAWIREGLEKMEREKQKKLEKERMEQQRSQLSKKEKKATEDAEGGDGPRLPQRSKFDSDEEDEDAENTEAVSSGKVTRSPSPAPQEEHSEPEMTEEEKEYQMMLLTKMLLTEILLDVTDEEIYYVAKDAHRKATKAPAKQLAQSSALASLTGLGGLGGYGSGDSEDERSDRGSESSDTDDEELRHRIRQKQEAFWRKEKEQQLLQDKQMEEEKQQTERVTKEMNEFIHREQNSLSLLEASEADGDVVNEKKRTPNEAPPVLEPKREHTGKEKERRSRSGSSSSGSSSSNSRSSSSSSSSVSSSSCSSSSGSSCTSSRSSSPKRRKRHSRSRSPTVKARRSRSRSYSRRVKIDSSSRARVKLRDRRRSNRSSLERERRRNRSPSRDRRRSRSRSRDRRANRSSRSRSRDRRKIEDPRGNLSGSSHKHKGEAKEQDRKKERSRSVDKDRRKKDKERDREQDKRKEKQKREEKDFKFSSQDDRLKRKRESERMFCRSGSISVKVIRHDSRQDSKKNATKDSKKHSGSDSSGRSSSESPGSSKEKKAKKPKHSRSRSMEKSQRSGKKASRKHKSKSRSRSTTPPRRKR
- the Pnisr gene encoding arginine/serine-rich protein PNISR isoform X2, whose product is MWDQGGQPWQQWPLNQQQWMQSFQHQQDPSQIDWAALAQAWIAQREASGQQNIVEQPPGMMPNGQDMPPMESGPNNHGNFQGDSNFNRMWQPEWGMHQQPPHPPPDQPWMPPTPGPMDIVPPSEDSNSQDSGEFAPDNRHIFNQNNHNFGGPPDNFAVGPVNQFDYQHGAAFGPPQGGFHPPYWQPGPPGPPAPAQNRRERPPSFRDRQRSPIALPVKQEPPQIDAVKRRTLPAWIREGLEKMEREKQKKLEKERMEQQRSQLSKKEKKATEDAEGGDGPRLPQRSKFDSDEEDEDAENTEAVSSGKVTRSPSPAPQEEHSEPEMTEEEKEYQMMLLTKMLLTEILLDVTDEEIYYVAKDAHRKATKGGLGGYGSGDSEDERSDRGSESSDTDDEELRHRIRQKQEAFWRKEKEQQLLQDKQMEEEKQQTERVTKEMNEFIHREQNSLSLLEASEADGDVVNEKKRTPNEAPPVLEPKREHTGKEKERRSRSGSSSSGSSSSNSRSSSSSSSSVSSSSCSSSSGSSCTSSRSSSPKRRKRHSRSRSPTVKARRSRSRSYSRRVKIDSSSRARVKLRDRRRSNRSSLERERRRNRSPSRDRRRSRSRSRDRRANRSSRSRSRDRRKIEDPRGNLSGSSHKHKGEAKEQDRKKERSRSVDKDRRKKDKERDREQDKRKEKQKREEKDFKFSSQDDRLKRKRESERMFCRSGSISVKVIRHDSRQDSKKNATKDSKKHSGSDSSGRSSSESPGSSKEKKAKKPKHSRSRSMEKSQRSGKKASRKHKSKSRSRSTTPPRRKR